A portion of the Stigmatella aurantiaca DW4/3-1 genome contains these proteins:
- a CDS encoding lipocalin-like domain-containing protein, with amino-acid sequence MRGGGKGLVLGIMGVLAVLGAGVFFVAREAPPPQGTPGLTVATLLGKTEDGDEGYARALQPREFLFPEDHGPHEAFRTEWWYWTGNLQTADGHAFGYQLTMFRNAMASEAVKRESEWGTRQLYMGHFALSDIGAERFHVFERFSRAAVGLAGAQSQPFRVWLEDWEVKGLNEGALPMRLSVAAQEVALSLVMDEGKPPVLQGDQGLSQKGGPGSASYYYSLTRMPSWGTVTVAGRVYEVTGSSWMDREWSTAVLDSSQIGWDWFALQLSDDTELMYYQLRLRDGTTAPGSAGSFVFPQGTSARLKPEEGKLEVLDTWTSPRSGVTYPARWRLSVPSQQLELEIVPAQADQELPVTVLYWEGSVRIRGTRAGQPVTGRGYVELTGYGDTPSASASRGALPEK; translated from the coding sequence ATGCGGGGCGGCGGCAAGGGGCTCGTGCTGGGAATCATGGGCGTGCTGGCGGTGCTGGGCGCCGGGGTCTTCTTCGTGGCACGCGAGGCGCCCCCCCCTCAGGGGACTCCGGGCCTCACGGTGGCCACACTGCTCGGAAAGACGGAGGACGGGGACGAGGGCTATGCGCGCGCCCTCCAGCCCCGGGAGTTCCTCTTCCCCGAGGACCATGGCCCCCACGAGGCGTTCCGCACCGAGTGGTGGTACTGGACGGGCAACCTGCAAACGGCGGACGGGCACGCCTTCGGCTACCAGCTCACGATGTTCCGCAACGCGATGGCCTCCGAGGCCGTGAAGCGCGAATCCGAGTGGGGCACGCGGCAGCTCTACATGGGCCACTTCGCGCTGTCGGACATCGGCGCTGAGCGCTTCCATGTCTTCGAGCGGTTCAGCCGCGCGGCAGTGGGGCTCGCGGGAGCCCAGTCCCAGCCCTTCCGGGTGTGGCTGGAGGACTGGGAGGTGAAGGGGCTGAACGAAGGGGCTCTGCCGATGCGCCTCTCGGTGGCGGCGCAAGAGGTGGCCCTGTCGCTGGTGATGGACGAAGGCAAACCTCCCGTGCTCCAGGGCGACCAGGGGCTGAGCCAGAAGGGAGGCCCGGGGAGCGCCTCCTATTACTACTCGCTCACGCGCATGCCCTCGTGGGGCACTGTGACGGTGGCGGGACGCGTGTACGAGGTGACGGGCTCCAGTTGGATGGATCGCGAGTGGAGCACTGCCGTGCTCGACAGTTCTCAGATCGGCTGGGACTGGTTCGCCCTCCAGCTCTCGGACGACACCGAGCTGATGTACTACCAACTGCGCCTGCGCGACGGCACGACGGCGCCCGGCAGCGCGGGCTCGTTCGTGTTCCCGCAGGGCACCTCGGCCCGGCTGAAGCCCGAAGAAGGAAAGCTCGAGGTGCTGGACACCTGGACGAGTCCGCGCAGTGGCGTGACGTACCCGGCACGCTGGCGGTTGTCCGTTCCCTCGCAGCAACTCGAGCTCGAGATCGTCCCGGCCCAAGCGGATCAAGAGCTGCCCGTGACCGTGCTGTACTGGGAGGGCTCGGTGCGGATCCGCGGCACCCGCGCGGGCCAGCCGGTGACGGGCCGGGGCTATGTGGAGCTGACCGGTTATGGAGATACGCCCAGCGCCTCGGCCTCGCGGGGAGCCCTCCCCGAAAAGTGA